In Ruminococcaceae bacterium BL-4, one DNA window encodes the following:
- a CDS encoding membrane protein of unknown function (Evidence 5 : Unknown function), whose translation MTKSPRQIRIAASAFEAAFLVLLFVPAAFQKNNALTTPEIAVYALKNHFFECDFFLFVAFTIPVVIWLILFLVKPLRRAFGVCVFLSAFQGIFMACFFSSIRLIISQVNWIQYVLSYLPIACMILLILGFLLSWEGKPVDKKQI comes from the coding sequence ATGACGAAATCACCACGACAGATTCGCATAGCAGCGAGTGCCTTTGAAGCTGCTTTTTTGGTCCTTCTTTTTGTACCGGCAGCTTTTCAAAAAAACAATGCATTGACAACGCCGGAAATTGCAGTTTATGCTTTGAAAAATCATTTTTTTGAATGTGATTTTTTTCTGTTTGTTGCATTTACGATTCCGGTTGTAATCTGGCTGATTTTATTTTTAGTGAAGCCTTTGCGCAGGGCATTTGGGGTCTGCGTATTTTTATCTGCTTTTCAGGGGATTTTTATGGCCTGCTTTTTTAGCTCTATTCGGTTGATTATTTCACAGGTGAATTGGATTCAGTATGTGCTTTCTTATCTGCCGATTGCTTGTATGATTCTGCTCATTTTAGGCTTTTTGCTGTCATGGGAGGGAAAGCCCGTTGACAAAAAACAAATTTGA